The genomic region TTTACATCGGGGTACAGTTGTTCGAATGTTTTGGACAGTCGCTGCATGCGGATCATGTCGCTGTTGTTCACGGTGGCGATGGTCACCGTTTCGCCAGCCTGGCAGAGCAGGGCAGAGCACAGGCCGGCGGACAGAAAAAGCGCGCTTGGAATGATCTTCATCGTGATCTCCGCTCTGCGCCTTGGGCGGCAGAAGCTTTATTGTTGTTGTAATCCACGATGCGAGTCATAGCCGCAACGGGATGACCACAGAATTACAGCTACCCAAGGGGGGAACAAATGAACGGCATACGCACCGCTGATACTTTTTTGACCGTGGAAAAAAAGTATCAGTGGGCGCCATGTAGCGCGCTAGGCACCGGGCATCGTTAGTGCGAGTCTCATGTCAGCGTCCCGAGGCTTCGACGGGCCCCAGGCTTCGCGGTACCTTGATAAAACCAACAAAAACGGAATCGCCAGGGTGATGAACCATCACGCAACCGCAGACAAGCCACCAGCGCTTGAAGTCATTCTGAACGAGCCCCAGCATAGCTTTCGTTGGTACGAGCACGACTATCCCTTCGACCTGGCGCGCTGGAACCATCATCCGGAATTCGAGATCCACCTGATCCGCGAAGGCAGCGGTCGGCTGTTGGCCGGTGACTACATCGGTGTGTTCGAGGCCGGTCATGTCGCCCTGATCGGGCCTGGGCTGCCTCACGACTGGATCAGTGATCTGGGCAAAGGCGAGGTGATCACCGGCCGTGACGTGGTGTTGCAATTCGATGGCCAGATGCTGATGCACCTGCGCGACAAGGTCCCGGAGCTCAGCGAGTTGCAAAGCCTGTTTCGCCAGGCGGCGCAGGGCATCGAATTTCATGGCAACACCCGCCAGAAAGCAGCCCGACTGCTGGAAGAGATCGGCCAGTGCCACGGCTTGCAGCGGTTGTGCCTGTTCCTGTCGTTGCTGCAACTGCTGGCATCGGCCCCCGACAGCGAGAGGCAAACGCTTGCCAGCCTGCAATACGCGCCTATGCTCGACGCGTTGACGGCCCAGCGCATGAGCATTGTTTTCGACTACATCCTGAACGACCTCGCTGACGAGTTGCGGATGTCGGTCATCGCCCAACGCCTGGACATGAACGAGCCGGCCTTCTCCAAATTCTTCAAGCGCGCCACCGGCCATACCTTCGTCGACCTGACGCGCAAACTGCGAGTCCAGCGTGCCTGCCGTTTGCTGGCGCAAAGCAGTTTCAGCGTTGCCAATATCTGTTTTGAAGTGGGGTACGCTAACTTGTCGAATTTCAATCGGCACTTTCGCCATGAAATGCATGAGACGCCCAGCGAGTATCGGCAGCGGTTGCAGCGGGTAGTGGCGGCCGGTCATTGAAGGAACGGTGAGTACCTGTAGGTGTTGCCGAAGGCTGCGATCTTTTGAGGCCATCTTGCGACGGGGAGCGTTTTTTGTGGCGCTGAAGTGTTAGGCTCGAAAACGACCGGGTATTGGCGATAACGCATCTGGAATTATTTTTCTCCAGTTCTTGACATGCCTTTCGAACCAGTCCAGAATTGCGTCCATTCCTGATTCAGGAACACGAAAACCCCTTAGATTTCAAAGGGTTGGAAGCTAGATTAGAATCTTGTTTCCAGATGCGAGTTTACACGTTTGATGTTGCGCTACTGAACGTCAGATGTTTGAGGCCGAATAGCAAAATGGTTATGCAGTGGATTGCAAATCCACCTACGCCGGTTCGATTCCGACTTCGGCCTCCACTTTAAACGAGCTCCGTAGATCCATGATCTACGGAGCTTTTTTATTTTCGCAGTCCTGCAAGATTTAGTCTTGAAAAGGGGATTTGCGAACTTGCTTCACCGGGGCGGGATGTATATATTTCCCCCTCTGTTGCACAAGCGTCAGAACTGCCAGGTCGTAACTGGTCAGTCTCCAGACAGCTTTACCGCGCTACCGCCCGAATGGCGAAACTGGTAGACGCATGGGACTTAAAATCCCCCGCTCGTAAGGGCGTGCCGGTTCGATTCCGGCTTCGGGCACCATGAATATCAAGGGCTTGCGTGAGGTTTCTCATGCAAGCCCTTATTTTTTGCTTCGAAAAAAACTATCTCTGCTCCATTGCGGTCTTTGCCCGTAGGTCGCCTGAAATTCTGCTTTTTGGAATGCCAACCAGCTCGTGCGCGTCATCAAACCTTTTCTTGAGCACGCTTGCGATCATCGGTTGGCCGGTTCCAGGACCACTAAGCGCGTCGATCTGATCTTGTGACCAGCCTTTCAGGCCATGATTCGATCAATCAACACCTGAGTTCACCGATAATCTCAATACCGAGTTGAGGTCGGGTTCGTCGACGAAGATATCGAATATACGCACTCTGGAGCCACACGCCGGATTAAACTTGGCTCACTGATAATTAAACATTACGAGTGAGGACGAGAACCGTTGAAAATCCACATCCACAGCCATCCATACTTTATGGAATGACGGATACGACCACTTTCTGTTTCAGCGTGTTCGCGTAAATCTGTTTATTAAAGAAATATATTTCAAATTATTGCCGTAATCCCTTTTTATTTGTTAGATTGCGCGCCTCAAAAATTAACCAGGGACGTGTGATGTTTTTTATTGTCTGGCAAGGATGGGGCCTTCTTTCGATTCTTATCCCGGTACTTTGCATGGTGCCTTTCGCAGGGCTCCTCAATGGACTCGGGTTGGGTGTCGGTCTATTGGTTGGCGCGGCCGTCAATGCCTATATTGGTCACCGGCTGAATAACCAGCCGGGCAAAACCTACATTGATAAAGACAGCGGTGGCGAAGTCGTCTTTCGCAAGAAACACACGTTGTTCTATGTGCCCATGCAATATGTATCTGTGCTGTGGGCAGTGGTGGGTGTATTTGCGTTGTTTAGTGCGCACTAAGCGCACTGGCTTTCGTCACTGTCAGTAAGGGCTGCTTGCGGTCCAAAACTGCTCCGTCAGCGGACTAGGCTTAAACCGGATACTCGAATGCTCCCGCGCTGACAACGGGGCTGGAAAAGCTATACCTTTCTCTGCTTGTGGAGAGAGTCCATATCAGCCTATTCAATCCATATAGCCCTCGAAAGAAAAGTTCGAGGGTTCGAATCGATCGGTCGTGTCCATCCGAATACTTCGCAGGCTCACCGTTTCCAAGTGTGATGCGTATAAAGTCTCCGCAAAATAGCTGATCAGGATGGAGCGTCGGCGTGCGCCGATTGAGTTCAGACTGCCCGCATGCACTAAATCCACATCAAACACCAAGATGTCGCCAGCGGCGCCGGAAAGCTGTACAGACCGGGACTCGTCATTGAAGTTGAATGGCGGCGCTCCCTGGTCTGGGCGATGGCTGCCGGGGACGATACGTGTTGCGCCGTTCTCGGGGCCATAATCGTCAAAAAAAGCGATGGCGTTCACAATGTCGCCTGGCCGTTGGGCCGACAAGTCGCGGTGCAGCCGCTGATGACCGCCACCTGCAAGGGGCTCACGACCCTCTACCTGCGAGAGGAAGAACCGTTCTCCAATCAACTCGCCAACCACCGCCAGCACCTCCGGCAGACGACACACGGCCTGAACTTTCGAATCAGCGTCCAGCAGCGAGTGGCGCCAATCCATGCCACGCGGCACTGGCCACTGGTCTGCCGGTTTCACGCCCGCATCGAACACGGCACGAAGGTCACCCAGCCACTCGGCCGGGATCGCTCGACGAAGTAGCGCAAAGCCATTTCGATGGAGTTGCTCGCGGTCAGTCATAGCTTCCTCAATTATTGAGCAGAGGATTTCGGGCTCAGATTTCGCGTAGCAGCGCGCAAAAAAGGCGTTTCGGCGGTCAGTATGCGGGCAGTCTGGAAGAACCGACGTTTTCAACAGAATCGGCCACAAACAGCCATTCTCGGCCCTGTTCAGGGCGCTTTGCATGTCAGCCAGGCCCCCCAGAAAAGGCTGCTGAAGAAACGGGTAGTGTCC from Pseudomonas sp. GGS8 harbors:
- a CDS encoding AraC family transcriptional regulator, which produces MNHHATADKPPALEVILNEPQHSFRWYEHDYPFDLARWNHHPEFEIHLIREGSGRLLAGDYIGVFEAGHVALIGPGLPHDWISDLGKGEVITGRDVVLQFDGQMLMHLRDKVPELSELQSLFRQAAQGIEFHGNTRQKAARLLEEIGQCHGLQRLCLFLSLLQLLASAPDSERQTLASLQYAPMLDALTAQRMSIVFDYILNDLADELRMSVIAQRLDMNEPAFSKFFKRATGHTFVDLTRKLRVQRACRLLAQSSFSVANICFEVGYANLSNFNRHFRHEMHETPSEYRQRLQRVVAAGH
- a CDS encoding phytanoyl-CoA dioxygenase family protein; this encodes MTDREQLHRNGFALLRRAIPAEWLGDLRAVFDAGVKPADQWPVPRGMDWRHSLLDADSKVQAVCRLPEVLAVVGELIGERFFLSQVEGREPLAGGGHQRLHRDLSAQRPGDIVNAIAFFDDYGPENGATRIVPGSHRPDQGAPPFNFNDESRSVQLSGAAGDILVFDVDLVHAGSLNSIGARRRSILISYFAETLYASHLETVSLRSIRMDTTDRFEPSNFSFEGYMD